In one Chloroflexi bacterium ADurb.Bin180 genomic region, the following are encoded:
- a CDS encoding Integrase core domain protein, with product MDQIHRRFTAEQIRVLLLGYCQGTLCRSEVEEMLHLGKTRFFALLREFRRAPDRFTIDYHRRTPARLSSEAEESIRAELLREKGLVEDPQLPISDYNYSALRDRLSQHGITVSTTTIITRAKALGCYRPHRKSQVHDRQVLTAAIGALVQHDASVHLWSPYAAEKWTLITSIDDYSRKLLFADFFPHETAWAHIQAAQTLMQTYGLPLRYYVDNLRVFRFVQKRDSFWRNHVLTTDDVDPQWRQVMRTLGVDVIYALSPQAKGKVERTFRWMQDRIVRQSALDHLSTIDEVRAVLRYEVDRYNNHQVHATTGQIPSLRFDQARTSGCTLFRPLALPKPYREAKDVFCLHETRVVNGYRRISLFNHDIEVPNVPLREEVDVHIIPNTDTDTMEIRIWWAGKVAHSAVYPLRALPNS from the coding sequence ATGGATCAGATACATCGGCGCTTCACTGCAGAGCAGATCCGGGTGCTGCTGTTGGGCTACTGCCAAGGTACGCTGTGCCGGTCCGAAGTAGAGGAGATGCTGCATCTGGGAAAGACGCGTTTCTTTGCCCTGCTCAGAGAGTTCCGGCGTGCGCCAGACCGCTTCACCATTGACTACCATCGGCGAACACCGGCCCGCCTCTCGTCCGAGGCAGAGGAGAGCATCAGAGCAGAGTTGCTGCGAGAGAAAGGGCTGGTAGAAGACCCACAACTCCCCATCTCCGACTACAACTACTCGGCATTGCGTGACCGCCTCAGTCAACACGGCATCACCGTCTCCACTACCACCATCATCACGAGAGCCAAGGCTCTAGGCTGCTACAGGCCACACCGCAAGAGCCAAGTTCATGATCGCCAAGTCCTGACCGCCGCTATTGGCGCCCTAGTGCAGCATGATGCTTCGGTGCACCTCTGGTCACCCTACGCCGCAGAAAAATGGACGCTCATCACCTCCATTGACGACTACAGCCGCAAACTGTTGTTCGCCGATTTCTTCCCGCACGAGACTGCCTGGGCACATATCCAGGCAGCGCAAACCCTTATGCAAACCTATGGCTTGCCATTGCGCTACTATGTCGATAACTTGCGCGTCTTCCGCTTCGTACAGAAACGGGATAGCTTCTGGCGCAACCACGTTCTCACCACCGACGATGTCGACCCCCAGTGGCGCCAGGTCATGCGTACCCTGGGCGTGGATGTAATCTATGCCCTTTCGCCGCAGGCCAAAGGAAAAGTGGAGAGAACCTTCCGCTGGATGCAGGATCGCATCGTCCGCCAATCTGCCCTGGATCACCTCTCTACCATTGACGAAGTGCGCGCTGTCCTGCGCTACGAGGTGGACCGCTACAACAACCATCAAGTCCACGCTACCACCGGCCAGATCCCCAGTCTCCGTTTCGACCAGGCTAGAACGTCCGGCTGCACCCTCTTCCGGCCCCTAGCTCTGCCCAAACCCTACCGTGAAGCCAAAGACGTCTTCTGCCTGCACGAGACCAGAGTCGTCAATGGCTACCGCCGCATCTCTCTCTTCAACCATGACATTGAGGTACCCAATGTCCCCCTACGCGAGGAGGTTGATGTTCACATCATCCCCAACACTGACACAGACACGATGGAAATCCGCATCTGGTGGGCAGGCAAGGTGGCGCACTCGGCCGTCTATCCCCTCCGCGCCTTGCCCAACTCGTGA
- a CDS encoding transposase/IS protein codes for MSDVAYPRVQSHLARLKLPRMAECIDAIAQEAAKHDWTYCEFLEQLLDTEVSARYERDVAMKSKLAHFPFAKTLDQFDFSFQPAISERQVRELASLSFIANGENVLFLGPPGVGKTHLAIALGMVAIQHATSVYFTTMVDLLEQLHRDAKEDRLDHRLHTLCRPRLLILDEMGYFPLDRMAAQFLFQLVSRRYGRGSIILTSNKSYGDWGDIFADQVLAAAILDRLLHFSTTINIRGQSYRLREKRKAGVFTELAEPQKEA; via the coding sequence ATGAGCGATGTGGCCTATCCTCGCGTGCAATCTCATCTGGCCCGGCTCAAGCTGCCCAGAATGGCTGAGTGCATCGATGCCATAGCCCAGGAAGCAGCGAAGCATGACTGGACCTACTGCGAGTTCTTGGAGCAACTCCTCGACACCGAGGTCTCGGCGCGCTACGAGCGGGACGTGGCCATGAAGAGCAAACTGGCTCACTTCCCCTTCGCCAAAACCTTGGACCAATTCGACTTCTCCTTCCAACCGGCCATCAGCGAACGTCAGGTCCGCGAGCTGGCAAGCCTCAGCTTCATCGCCAACGGAGAGAATGTCCTCTTTCTGGGACCGCCCGGCGTCGGCAAGACGCACCTGGCCATTGCCCTGGGCATGGTGGCCATCCAGCATGCCACCAGCGTCTACTTCACCACTATGGTCGACTTGCTCGAGCAACTGCACCGCGATGCCAAGGAGGACCGCCTGGACCACCGCTTGCACACGCTCTGCCGTCCCAGGTTGCTCATCCTGGACGAGATGGGTTACTTCCCTCTCGACCGCATGGCTGCTCAGTTCCTGTTCCAACTGGTCAGTCGCCGCTATGGCCGAGGCTCAATCATCCTCACCTCGAACAAGTCCTATGGCGACTGGGGCGACATCTTCGCCGACCAGGTACTTGCAGCGGCCATCCTGGACCGGCTGCTGCACTTCTCGACGACGATCAACATCCGCGGCCAGAGCTATCGGCTGCGGGAGAAACGCAAGGCCGGCGTCTTCACCGAACTGGCCGAGCCACAGAAGGAGGCCTAA